A stretch of the Proteus sp. ZN5 genome encodes the following:
- a CDS encoding AI-2E family transporter, with amino-acid sequence MLDLLVQWYKRRFADPQVIALVVILIAGFSILYFFSGILAPLLVAIVLAYLLEWPTHLLEKLGCARIWAVSIILTLFIGISAIVILILAPTVWQQGMTLISDIPNMINKFNAFAHELPDRFPALMDAGIVDMMAENLRSKFSTVAESVLKVSLASLIGIITLSIYLILVPLMTFFLLKDKQQMLNAVRRVLPKNRILAAQVWIEVNQQITNYIRGKVTEMIIVGVFTYFVFAFFDLRYSVLLAVIVGVSVLVPYVGAVLATIPVIVIALSQWGLGSDFWALFIAYLVVQGLDSNLLVPILYSEAVNMHPLVIILSVIIFGGMWGFWGVFFAIPLATLIKAVLHALPDEIANEQHTKKS; translated from the coding sequence ATGCTGGACTTGCTTGTTCAATGGTATAAACGCCGATTTGCTGATCCACAAGTTATCGCCCTTGTGGTCATTTTGATTGCTGGCTTTTCAATTCTGTATTTTTTTAGTGGCATACTTGCTCCTTTATTAGTGGCAATTGTGCTTGCTTATCTTTTAGAGTGGCCAACTCATTTACTTGAGAAATTAGGATGCGCCCGTATATGGGCAGTATCGATAATTCTGACACTCTTTATCGGTATTAGTGCCATTGTAATTTTGATTTTAGCGCCAACGGTGTGGCAACAGGGGATGACACTGATTTCAGATATCCCAAATATGATCAATAAGTTCAATGCTTTTGCGCATGAATTACCGGATCGTTTCCCTGCATTAATGGATGCGGGCATTGTTGATATGATGGCAGAAAACTTACGCAGCAAATTCTCAACGGTAGCTGAATCTGTATTAAAAGTGTCTTTAGCTTCATTAATAGGAATTATTACACTGTCGATTTATCTTATTCTTGTACCTTTAATGACGTTCTTCTTACTTAAAGATAAGCAACAGATGCTTAATGCAGTTCGTCGAGTTTTACCAAAAAACAGAATATTGGCAGCTCAAGTTTGGATTGAAGTTAACCAGCAAATTACCAATTATATTCGGGGTAAAGTAACCGAAATGATAATTGTGGGTGTTTTCACTTATTTTGTATTTGCTTTCTTCGACTTACGCTACTCTGTATTACTTGCTGTTATCGTCGGTGTTTCTGTTTTAGTTCCTTATGTTGGTGCTGTTTTAGCAACAATTCCAGTTATTGTGATTGCACTATCTCAATGGGGATTAGGCTCTGATTTCTGGGCGTTATTTATCGCTTATCTTGTTGTTCAAGGATTAGATAGCAATTTATTAGTGCCAATTTTGTACTCTGAAGCCGTAAATATGCACCCTCTAGTTATTATATTGTCAGTGATTATATTCGGTGGAATGTGGGGATTTTGGGGAGTTTTCTTTGCTATACCATTAGCAACGCTGATAAAAGCAGTATTGCATGCATTACCTGATGAAATTGCGAATGAGCAACATACAAAGAAAAGCTAA
- the bcp gene encoding thioredoxin-dependent thiol peroxidase has translation MNPLKAGEKAPQFSLPDQDGETINLSDFAGQRVLVYFYPKAMTPGCTTQACGLRDEMDVLKKAKVEVLGISTDKSEKLSRFAEKEMLNFTLLSDEDHKIAEEFGIWGEKQFMGKTYDGIHRTTFLIDKNGVIEHVFDNFKTSNHHQVVLEYLTQHP, from the coding sequence ATGAACCCATTAAAAGCCGGTGAAAAGGCGCCTCAATTCAGTCTGCCCGACCAAGATGGAGAAACAATTAATTTATCTGATTTCGCTGGCCAACGTGTACTCGTTTATTTTTACCCTAAAGCAATGACACCTGGTTGTACAACTCAAGCTTGTGGCTTACGTGATGAAATGGATGTACTAAAAAAAGCCAAAGTTGAAGTACTCGGTATCAGCACAGATAAATCAGAAAAACTTTCCCGCTTCGCTGAAAAAGAGATGTTAAATTTCACGTTGCTTTCAGATGAAGATCATAAGATTGCAGAAGAGTTTGGTATCTGGGGAGAAAAGCAATTTATGGGGAAAACTTACGATGGCATTCATCGTACAACATTCTTAATTGACAAAAATGGTGTTATCGAACACGTATTTGATAACTTTAAAACCAGTAATCACCATCAAGTCGTTCTCGAATATCTCACTCAGCATCCATAA
- the purC gene encoding phosphoribosylaminoimidazolesuccinocarboxamide synthase, whose protein sequence is MQKKAELYRGKAKTVYATESSDFLILEFRNDTSALDGQRIEQFDRKGMVNNKFNHFIMNKLEEAGIPTQMERLLSDNEVLVKKLDMVPVECVIRNRAAGSLVKRLGIEEGTLLNPPIFDLFLKDDARHDPMVNESYCETFGWVSKENLAEMKRLSYKANDVLSELFDKAGLILVDFKLEFGLFHGKVVLGDEFSPDGSRLWDKNTLDKMDKDRFRQSLGGLIEAYEEVARRIGVSLD, encoded by the coding sequence ATGCAGAAAAAAGCTGAGTTGTATCGTGGAAAAGCCAAAACGGTCTATGCCACTGAATCTTCTGATTTTCTTATTCTTGAATTCAGAAATGATACATCAGCGTTAGATGGCCAACGTATTGAACAGTTTGATCGTAAAGGCATGGTAAATAACAAATTTAACCATTTCATTATGAATAAACTGGAAGAAGCGGGTATCCCAACGCAGATGGAACGTTTGCTTTCTGATAATGAAGTGCTAGTAAAAAAACTCGATATGGTACCTGTTGAATGTGTGATCCGTAATCGCGCTGCGGGATCATTAGTTAAGCGTTTAGGTATCGAAGAAGGTACACTTTTAAATCCACCAATCTTTGATTTATTCTTAAAAGATGATGCTCGTCATGATCCTATGGTGAATGAATCTTACTGCGAAACCTTTGGTTGGGTATCTAAAGAAAACCTCGCAGAAATGAAACGTTTGAGCTATAAAGCAAACGATGTCCTTAGCGAACTCTTTGATAAAGCAGGTCTTATTTTAGTCGATTTTAAACTTGAATTTGGTCTGTTTCACGGCAAAGTGGTATTAGGTGATGAGTTCTCTCCTGATGGTAGCCGTCTATGGGATAAAAATACCTTAGATAAAATGGATAAAGACCGTTTCCGTCAAAGCTTAGGCGGATTAATTGAAGCATACGAAGAAGTTGCACGTCGAATCGGTGTTTCTTTAGACTAA
- a CDS encoding glycine cleavage system transcriptional repressor, producing the protein MPIPDKHFLVITALGADRPGIVDTITQLVSQCGCNIEDSRLAMFGQEFTFIMLLSGGWNAIAQLEALLPIKSAELDLLTVMKRTTNGAPITYPSTIAAKVDIEDAPGIVERFTNLFSQHNFNLAELISKTHPSEDGSPARLEIQITAHNPLDDHGLVINEKFNQLCTELNAQGTISIVNSLMMKQ; encoded by the coding sequence TTGCCCATACCTGATAAACATTTTCTCGTCATTACTGCATTAGGTGCTGACCGTCCTGGTATTGTTGATACCATTACACAATTAGTCAGCCAATGCGGATGTAATATCGAGGACAGCCGACTTGCGATGTTTGGTCAAGAGTTTACGTTTATCATGCTACTTTCAGGTGGCTGGAACGCTATCGCACAATTAGAAGCGTTATTGCCCATTAAAAGTGCGGAACTGGATTTATTGACCGTAATGAAAAGAACGACCAATGGTGCACCGATTACCTATCCTTCAACAATCGCAGCAAAAGTTGATATTGAAGATGCGCCCGGTATTGTAGAACGCTTTACTAATCTATTTAGCCAACATAATTTTAATCTTGCTGAATTAATATCTAAAACACACCCGTCAGAAGATGGTTCACCTGCCCGTTTAGAAATACAAATTACGGCGCATAATCCATTAGATGATCATGGTCTTGTTATTAATGAGAAATTTAATCAATTATGTACAGAGCTGAACGCTCAAGGCACAATAAGTATCGTAAATAGTCTGATGATGAAACAGTAA
- a CDS encoding glutathione S-transferase family protein, giving the protein MSELILYTNTISRGNTAELLLKILEVPYQRVELEYGEPMHTPEYLAINPMAKVPALVDGEIVVTETAAICAYLADKFIEKGFAPALNSPERAAYYRWFFFTAGPIESAFTVKELGVELNEEQQKSSGFGSFERTFHCLETGLAHAKPYLCGKNLTAVDVYVGYFLIFLCKYALIEPTPLINQYIDSLALNKEIKQLLESLELR; this is encoded by the coding sequence ATGAGTGAACTTATTCTTTATACTAATACAATATCTCGTGGTAACACTGCTGAGCTTCTCTTAAAAATATTAGAAGTGCCTTATCAGCGCGTTGAATTAGAATATGGCGAACCAATGCATACTCCTGAATATCTTGCTATTAATCCGATGGCAAAAGTTCCTGCATTAGTGGATGGCGAAATCGTCGTTACAGAGACAGCAGCTATTTGTGCTTATTTGGCAGATAAGTTTATTGAAAAAGGATTTGCTCCTGCCCTCAATTCACCTGAGCGTGCTGCTTATTATCGTTGGTTCTTTTTTACCGCAGGCCCCATTGAATCTGCATTTACCGTAAAAGAGCTTGGTGTTGAACTTAATGAAGAGCAGCAAAAATCATCTGGTTTTGGTTCTTTTGAACGCACATTTCATTGTTTAGAAACCGGTTTAGCCCACGCCAAACCTTATCTTTGTGGTAAAAATTTGACTGCTGTTGATGTTTATGTGGGTTATTTTCTTATCTTCTTATGTAAATATGCACTTATTGAACCTACACCACTGATTAACCAATATATTGATAGCCTTGCACTTAATAAAGAAATAAAACAATTATTAGAAAGCTTAGAATTACGATAA
- the bamC gene encoding outer membrane protein assembly factor BamC — protein MATLLHKSKIMKVAGLSLVVLLAACSSDQRYKRQVSGDESYLETAGLKNLAIPAGMVLPLQNGEYDIPTPKKTEPVGLALDIRPPTQALNLLSGSRSENNADNSRLLLPNSPENTTLYEQVSSILKEKGVAIVKSDAGQKEIHTDWITWLRADENVPFQTRQRLAIAQSGNVISLTVTNEGLRQGETEITDPAEVKRYNILMLNELVDGLNRMRNLSENTASSSLQGIIDVQSGSDNAGLPVIIVRAPFDVVWDRLPIALESVGMKMGDRTRSKGSIEVTYKGMSSANWSALGVDRPTVEEADYKLQVGDLNNRSSLQFISDKGKPLTQSQNDQMVAALKAAFSKPVK, from the coding sequence ATGGCAACACTATTGCATAAATCAAAGATTATGAAAGTCGCGGGTCTGTCGCTGGTGGTTTTACTGGCAGCCTGTTCAAGTGATCAGCGCTATAAACGTCAGGTCAGTGGTGATGAGTCTTATTTAGAGACGGCAGGGCTAAAAAATTTAGCGATTCCGGCGGGTATGGTGTTGCCTTTGCAAAATGGGGAATATGACATCCCAACCCCTAAAAAAACTGAACCTGTTGGTTTAGCGCTTGATATTCGTCCACCAACTCAAGCACTGAATCTGTTAAGTGGTTCACGCAGTGAAAATAATGCAGATAACAGCCGTTTGTTATTACCAAATTCACCTGAAAATACAACACTGTATGAGCAAGTTAGCTCTATCTTAAAAGAGAAAGGTGTTGCGATTGTCAAAAGTGATGCTGGGCAAAAAGAGATCCACACTGATTGGATCACATGGTTACGCGCAGATGAAAACGTACCTTTCCAAACACGCCAGCGTTTAGCGATTGCTCAGTCAGGTAATGTTATTTCGTTAACAGTGACTAACGAAGGTTTACGCCAAGGCGAAACTGAGATAACTGATCCAGCTGAAGTGAAACGTTACAATATTTTAATGCTAAACGAATTGGTTGATGGCTTAAACCGTATGCGTAATTTAAGCGAAAATACGGCAAGTAGTAGCTTACAAGGTATTATCGATGTTCAAAGTGGCAGTGATAATGCTGGCCTTCCAGTGATTATCGTTCGTGCACCATTTGATGTGGTTTGGGATAGATTACCAATCGCATTAGAAAGTGTTGGTATGAAGATGGGCGATCGCACACGTTCTAAAGGTTCAATTGAAGTAACCTATAAAGGAATGAGCAGTGCAAATTGGAGTGCGTTAGGTGTTGATAGACCAACTGTTGAAGAAGCGGATTATAAATTACAAGTCGGTGATTTAAATAACCGCAGTAGTTTACAATTTATCAGTGATAAAGGTAAACCATTAACACAATCACAAAATGATCAAATGGTTGCTGCACTGAAAGCTGCTTTCAGTAAACCAGTTAAATAA
- a CDS encoding M48 family metallopeptidase has product MKLRLKKPLVALLVSALLSTSVVPAQAAIDIEDSLPDMGTTAGSTLSINQEIAMGDYYTRQLRNSAPLVFDPLLSNYINNLGQKLVSNASSVKTPFHFYLVNNPNINAFAYFGGNIVLHSALFRYSRTESELASVMAHEITHVTQRHLARMLEDQAKTTPLALAGVLGSILIFMANPNAGLATFTGSMAGMQQNMITFTQMNEQEADRIGIQTLYRAGFDPKGMPDFMQILADQVRYSSKPPEMLLTHPLPDSRLSDARSRASQYPARQLPQSADFLFAKMRVLTMLTKNPTSENALQTTLDQFKQGTALEQSAANYALILIYSRDRKFDDARKLLTPMLEKEPNNIWLIDAMTDIDLEQNRAGNAVARLQQALKQRPNNNVLIANLANSYMHNKQYNEANRLLYRYTFDNPNDPIGWQLMAENSAKQGDRAHELAAYAEDLALRGDFETAIRYLGDASRQVKLGSNDQARFDARIDQLRKIQQRDSQFK; this is encoded by the coding sequence ATGAAACTCAGACTTAAAAAACCATTAGTCGCGCTTCTTGTTTCTGCGTTGCTATCAACATCAGTAGTGCCCGCTCAGGCTGCGATTGATATTGAAGACTCTTTACCTGATATGGGAACCACCGCAGGTTCAACATTAAGCATCAATCAAGAAATCGCTATGGGTGATTACTATACTCGCCAACTGCGAAATAGTGCACCATTAGTTTTTGACCCATTACTTTCTAACTATATTAATAATTTAGGGCAAAAACTTGTTTCGAACGCCAGTTCGGTGAAAACTCCTTTTCACTTTTATTTAGTTAACAACCCCAATATTAACGCCTTTGCTTATTTTGGGGGAAACATTGTTTTGCATTCCGCTCTCTTCCGATATAGCCGAACAGAAAGTGAATTAGCCTCTGTTATGGCTCACGAAATCACTCACGTTACTCAACGACATTTAGCGCGAATGCTGGAAGATCAAGCAAAAACAACGCCTCTTGCTCTTGCCGGTGTATTAGGTTCTATCCTGATATTTATGGCAAACCCTAATGCAGGCCTTGCAACTTTCACAGGAAGTATGGCGGGTATGCAGCAAAATATGATCACGTTCACGCAAATGAACGAGCAAGAAGCTGATCGTATCGGAATACAAACACTCTACCGCGCAGGATTTGATCCCAAAGGAATGCCTGATTTTATGCAAATCCTTGCAGACCAAGTACGGTATAGCTCTAAACCACCTGAAATGTTATTAACTCACCCCTTACCCGATAGTCGTTTATCCGATGCAAGAAGCCGAGCAAGTCAATATCCTGCTCGACAACTTCCACAATCAGCGGATTTTCTGTTTGCCAAAATGCGTGTATTAACCATGCTGACAAAAAATCCAACATCAGAGAATGCATTACAAACGACACTTGATCAGTTTAAGCAAGGCACCGCTCTTGAACAATCAGCCGCTAATTATGCGCTAATACTGATCTATTCTCGTGATCGTAAATTTGATGACGCAAGAAAACTGCTCACTCCGATGTTAGAAAAAGAACCGAATAACATTTGGCTTATTGATGCCATGACGGATATCGATTTAGAACAAAACCGTGCTGGTAATGCGGTTGCAAGATTACAACAGGCATTGAAACAAAGGCCCAATAATAATGTTCTTATTGCCAATTTAGCTAATTCATATATGCATAATAAGCAATATAACGAAGCTAACCGCCTGCTTTATCGTTATACCTTTGATAATCCAAACGATCCTATCGGTTGGCAATTAATGGCAGAAAACTCAGCTAAACAAGGTGATAGAGCTCATGAATTAGCCGCTTATGCTGAAGACTTGGCCCTAAGAGGTGACTTTGAAACCGCAATTCGTTATTTAGGTGATGCAAGCCGACAAGTTAAATTAGGCAGTAATGATCAAGCGCGTTTTGATGCTCGCATAGACCAATTAAGAAAAATTCAGCAAAGAGACAGTCAATTTAAATAA
- the dapA gene encoding 4-hydroxy-tetrahydrodipicolinate synthase produces the protein MVNNEFNFTGSMVALVTPMDAKGNVDRVSLRKLVDYHVNAGSAAIVSVGTTGESATLSHDEHVDVVLMTLDMADGRIPVIAGTGANATSEAVWFTQQFENKAIAGCLSVTPYYNKPSQEGLYQHFKAISESTALPQILYNVPGRTGCDLLPVTVARLAKLDNIVAIKEATGNLSRVSQIQELVNDDSFILLSGDDASSLDFMQLGGHGVISVTANVAASEMVELCRLANAGEFAKARELNRRLMDLHHQLFVEPNPIPAKWACQRIGLIEDATLRLPMTPLTSSGQQIVEKALLTAGIL, from the coding sequence ATGGTGAATAACGAATTTAATTTTACAGGCAGTATGGTGGCATTGGTTACACCAATGGATGCAAAAGGCAATGTTGACCGGGTTAGTTTACGTAAATTAGTTGACTATCATGTTAATGCAGGCAGTGCCGCAATAGTTTCTGTCGGTACAACAGGAGAATCTGCAACATTAAGTCATGACGAGCATGTTGATGTCGTTCTAATGACATTAGATATGGCAGATGGGCGTATTCCTGTGATTGCTGGCACGGGTGCTAATGCAACATCTGAAGCAGTTTGGTTTACACAACAGTTTGAAAATAAAGCTATTGCAGGTTGTTTAAGTGTCACACCTTATTATAATAAACCTTCACAAGAAGGATTGTATCAGCACTTTAAAGCGATTTCTGAAAGCACAGCATTACCACAAATCCTGTATAATGTACCGGGTCGTACTGGATGCGATTTATTGCCTGTAACAGTTGCACGTTTAGCCAAGTTGGATAATATTGTGGCAATTAAAGAGGCGACAGGGAACTTAAGTCGTGTTAGTCAAATCCAAGAGTTGGTTAATGATGATAGTTTTATCTTATTAAGTGGCGATGACGCATCATCATTAGACTTTATGCAACTTGGCGGTCATGGCGTTATTTCGGTTACTGCTAACGTTGCTGCGTCAGAGATGGTAGAATTATGTCGATTAGCAAATGCGGGTGAGTTTGCAAAAGCACGTGAACTTAATCGACGTCTGATGGACTTACATCATCAGTTATTTGTTGAACCTAATCCAATCCCAGCTAAATGGGCGTGTCAACGTATTGGATTGATTGAAGACGCCACATTGCGCTTACCTATGACTCCGTTGACATCATCAGGTCAGCAAATTGTTGAGAAAGCGCTGTTAACAGCGGGAATACTGTAA
- a CDS encoding MFS transporter, translated as MNIVLRLKLVSFLQFFIWGSWLVTFASYLFGELHFKGSDVGLIFSALGLASLIAPVIMGFIADKINNRKLVFITLHIFSALALVLMSQMTTVTTLFFATLLHLLFFMPSISMANSIIFELLEQKHLEPNNYFPKIRVYGTVGFIAAMWVISFLGLGNSYHQLFVAAIASIVLAVFAMFLPATKAVDKNEAKVEEVAFSITNILQVFKKKNVVVFLFFATLLGSVLQITNTFGVPFLQDIAQSPNADDSFFARYPSVFLSISQISEVVFILFLPLLLKRVRIETIVLFSMIAWILRFGFFAYGDYTSLGQIVLLLSMIVYGCAFDFFNISGSLFLEKEIPLQYRSTAQGMFMTLVNGFGTYLGAMLSGWVIDLYTTNGAVDWKSFWLIFTGYTVAITALYLIFLLVPQKKTKVVEAN; from the coding sequence ATGAATATCGTACTTAGATTAAAACTTGTCTCATTCCTCCAGTTCTTTATATGGGGATCTTGGCTTGTAACATTTGCCTCGTATCTCTTTGGAGAACTGCATTTTAAAGGTAGTGATGTTGGGCTTATTTTCAGTGCTCTTGGACTTGCCTCACTTATCGCACCCGTCATCATGGGTTTTATTGCAGATAAAATAAATAACCGTAAATTAGTGTTTATTACCCTGCATATTTTTTCCGCATTAGCATTAGTGTTAATGTCGCAAATGACGACAGTAACTACACTATTTTTTGCAACTCTATTACATTTATTGTTCTTTATGCCAAGTATCTCAATGGCAAACAGCATCATTTTCGAACTATTAGAACAAAAACATTTAGAGCCTAATAACTACTTCCCTAAAATTCGTGTTTACGGCACTGTTGGTTTTATTGCAGCCATGTGGGTGATTAGCTTCTTAGGTTTAGGTAATAGCTACCACCAGCTCTTTGTTGCAGCGATCGCCTCTATTGTTTTAGCTGTATTTGCAATGTTTTTACCTGCCACTAAAGCAGTTGATAAAAATGAAGCTAAAGTCGAAGAAGTGGCATTTAGTATCACTAATATCTTGCAAGTATTTAAAAAGAAAAATGTCGTTGTTTTCTTATTCTTCGCAACATTATTAGGATCAGTACTGCAGATTACGAATACATTTGGTGTGCCATTCCTGCAAGATATTGCACAATCTCCAAATGCAGATGATTCATTCTTTGCTCGTTATCCTTCTGTGTTCTTATCTATTTCACAGATTTCAGAAGTCGTATTTATTCTGTTCCTACCACTGTTATTAAAACGTGTAAGAATCGAAACTATCGTTTTATTTAGTATGATTGCTTGGATCTTACGTTTTGGTTTCTTTGCTTACGGTGACTACACATCATTAGGTCAAATCGTCTTATTATTATCAATGATTGTGTATGGTTGTGCATTCGACTTCTTTAATATCTCTGGTTCACTATTCTTAGAAAAAGAGATCCCATTACAATATCGTTCAACAGCACAAGGTATGTTTATGACCTTAGTGAACGGTTTCGGTACTTATTTAGGTGCAATGTTAAGTGGTTGGGTCATTGATTTATACACCACCAATGGTGCGGTTGATTGGAAATCATTCTGGTTAATCTTCACTGGCTACACTGTTGCAATCACTGCACTTTATCTGATTTTCTTACTGGTTCCTCAGAAGAAAACCAAAGTAGTAGAAGCAAACTAA
- the arsC gene encoding arsenate reductase (glutaredoxin) (This arsenate reductase requires both glutathione and glutaredoxin to convert arsenate to arsenite, after which the efflux transporter formed by ArsA and ArsB can extrude the arsenite from the cell, providing resistance.): MTKKVTIYHNPRCSKSRETLHLLEEMQITPNVIHYLDIPPSVAELKTLLKALGFNDARALMRTKEEIYKTLKLADETSQDALIQAMHENPKLIERPIVVVGNKARLGRPPEQVKELFN, encoded by the coding sequence ATGACCAAGAAAGTGACGATTTATCATAATCCACGCTGTTCAAAAAGCCGTGAAACCTTACACTTACTAGAAGAAATGCAAATAACACCGAATGTTATTCACTATCTAGATATCCCCCCTTCAGTAGCAGAGCTTAAAACACTGCTTAAAGCATTAGGTTTTAATGATGCTAGAGCGTTAATGCGTACAAAAGAAGAAATTTATAAAACGCTAAAACTGGCTGATGAAACATCGCAAGATGCATTAATTCAAGCAATGCATGAAAACCCTAAACTTATTGAACGCCCTATTGTGGTTGTCGGTAATAAAGCCCGTTTAGGTCGCCCACCAGAACAAGTGAAAGAACTGTTTAATTAA
- a CDS encoding phosphatase PAP2 family protein has protein sequence MSAGDMIIHLILSGILIVGVYQFYFFTQRYTLREVKVINSPIDEKIPFWPWWSWIYSFLYYPAILYLNWIIQDSRQFIMIVFSYIVLLVMQMFFFVVFPVATPAHWRTLNPGKTASEKFLKFVQYFDDSSNCFPSMHVSVATLTACLAYATLGPWVFLFPLFIALSCMFTKQHYLIDLPAGALLGWFAYEIYCYII, from the coding sequence ATGAGTGCAGGTGATATGATTATTCACTTGATATTAAGTGGGATACTTATTGTAGGTGTTTATCAATTTTATTTTTTTACTCAACGATATACATTGAGAGAAGTGAAAGTTATTAATTCACCGATTGATGAAAAAATTCCTTTCTGGCCATGGTGGTCATGGATCTATAGCTTTTTATATTATCCTGCAATTTTATATCTTAACTGGATCATTCAAGACTCAAGACAATTCATTATGATTGTTTTTAGTTATATTGTTTTGTTAGTCATGCAAATGTTTTTCTTTGTTGTATTCCCTGTTGCAACTCCAGCACATTGGCGCACCTTAAACCCAGGAAAAACGGCGTCAGAGAAATTTCTTAAATTTGTTCAGTATTTTGATGACTCCTCAAACTGCTTCCCAAGTATGCACGTTTCCGTTGCAACACTCACCGCATGTCTTGCTTATGCAACCTTAGGACCTTGGGTTTTCTTATTCCCATTATTTATTGCATTATCTTGCATGTTTACGAAACAACATTACTTAATTGATTTACCTGCTGGCGCTTTATTAGGCTGGTTTGCTTATGAGATTTACTGCTACATTATTTAA